One genomic window of Osmia bicornis bicornis chromosome 5, iOsmBic2.1, whole genome shotgun sequence includes the following:
- the LOC114881771 gene encoding uncharacterized protein LOC114881771 has protein sequence MNVLEKTSDHDILAIRRKVHEFWLRREIPNGPKIWIAVNEDPELPTFTRSSLYRLLKRMEFKYIVRARNNALIEKEHIIAWRQQYIEHIQRYRAEGRPIYYLDESWVNAGDVRRKLWVDTSVTCPANAERRNLSTGIPSPANKGKRLIIAHVGSSDGFVPGALLCFESKKNLEDYHAEMNGETFFAWFQRFLPMLKDGAVIVMDNAPYHSIKVEKFPTMGWKKNDIIAWLVGKGEQVEPQYVKAQLLQLSYKYRRYEYVIDEYAKQHGHTVVRLPPYHCELNPIELAWAKIKDYVRARNTTYKLSDVEKLVHEAVENVTAESWKNFIRHTTTEENRFVEIDHVTDTILDEGAGEWVDQPDNSEDDSDI, from the coding sequence ATGAACGTGTTGGAAAAGACGTCCGACCATGACATACTGGCCATAAGGAGAAAAGTACACGAATTTTGGTTGCGGCGGGAAATTCCGAACGGTCCTAAAATTTGGATAGCCGTGAACGAGGATCCCGAGCTTCCGACTTTTACCCGATCATCGCTATACAGGCTATTAAAACGAATGGAATTCAAGTACATCGTTCGCGCGCGCAATAACGCGCTCATAGAAAAGGAACACATTATCGCCTGGAGGCAGCAGTACATAGAGCACATCCAAAGATATCGCGCTGAAGGACGGCCTATATATTATCTCGACGAATCATGGGTTAACGCAGGAGACGTTAGAAGGAAGCTTTGGGTGGATACTTCTGTAACGTGCCCCGCGAATGCAGAAAGAAGGAACCTGTCCACGGGCATACCGTCGCCCGCAAATAAAGGAAAACGTTTGATCATAGCACATGTCGGGTCATCCGATGGATTCGTACCTGGAGCCTTACTCTGCTTCGAATCAAAAAAAAATCTTGAAGACTACCATGCCGAAATGAACGGCGAAACGTTTTTCGCCTGGTTTCAGAGGTTTTTGCCCATGCTAAAAGATGGGGCAGTGATTGTTATGGACAATGCTCCATATCACAGTATTAAAGTGGAGAAATTTCCAACCATGGGGTGGAAAAAAAATGACATCATCGCATGGCTAGTCGGTAAGGGGGAACAGGTTGAACCACAGTATGTCAAAGCACAGTTGTTACAATTATCGTATAAATATCGACGATATGAATACGTCATCGATGAATACGCAAAGCAGCATGGCCATACTGTGGTACGCCTTCCCCCCTATCATTGCGAGCTGAACCCCATCGAATTAGCGTGGGCAAAGATCAAAGATTATGTAAGGGCGCGGAATACCACCTACAAACTTTCTGATGTGGAAAAATTGGTGCACGAAGCCGTGGAGAATGTAACCGCCGAATCgtggaaaaattttattcgccATACAACCACTGAAGAAAATAGATTCGTAGAAATCGACCATGTCACTGATACCATTCTCGACGAAGGTGCTGGTGAGTGGGTGGATCAACCCGATAACTCCGAAGATGACAGTGATATTTAA